Part of the Phycisphaerales bacterium genome, CGGCCCTTCCTTCGCGGGCACTCCCCGATGGAATCTCGCTCAAGCCGCCCTGACGCAGCCGCAAGCCAATTGGCGACCGCACAAAGACAAGGGCCGCTCCCCCAACAAGGAGCGGCCCTGCCGTTCTGGAAATGGAACTGTGGCGCTATGACCGAACGCCGGTGTTGCTGCTATCGGGCGTTCGGCCCGCCCGCTTGAGTCGAACTCAGCTCGCCGAGCCCGCCCGCAGCTCTTCGAGCGTCGTCTCGTCGAGGCCCAGGTACTCATGCATGTGCTGGTCGTAGGCCTCGGCGTCCTTGTCCTGGCTGAGGTCGAGGCGGAGTTCGTTGATGACCTTGGTGCCCTGGCCGATCCAGGCGTCCCAGGTCTCCTTGCTGATGTTGTCGTAGATCCACTGGCCGATGGGGCCCTTGAAGGGCGGGCGCGGGAGCTGGTGGCCGCGCTTGCCGGTGCGCTGGCAGAGGAAGTCGCCCTCTTCGAGCTCGGCGGCGGTCGGCTTCTTTTCCTGCACCTCGGGCACGGGGGCGCCGAGCTTCTCGAGCATGCCCTTCATGGCGGTGGCGGGCATGCGGTCGCCGCGCTCGGTGGCGCTCTTGTAGCCGGTGGTGAGCAATTCCGTCGCGTCGTCGTTCTCGCCGGCCTCGATGAGCTGCTCGCCGGCGAGCTGGTAGGCCTTGCTCATGGCGGGGTTGAGCTCGATGCAGCGCATGTAGCTGGCGGCGGCGTCGGCGTGGCGGCCGGCCTGGGCGTAGGCGTTGGCCAGCGAGAAGTGGGCCATGTCGTTGTCGGGGTCCTCCCGAGACATGTTCTCGAACTGGGCGATGCGGGTCTCGAGGTCCATCGTGTCTCCCGTGGCGGCGTTCCGGCGGGCGGCGTTGCCCGCGCCGCATGATAGAAGCCGGCTGGGTGATGGACGGTCCTGCAACCCGCCGGATGGGCGCACCAAGCAGCGACGGCCGGGCTCTCCCTACTCACCCGACCGCCGCTGGTTATAGTGATGTTCGTAGCTTCCGGGCGGTCACGTCCGAGCGTTCGAGGCCGAGCCGTCGGAGGACAAGGGCGGCGTGTCGCCTGCCGATCGATGGTTGCCGGTGTGCTTGCCGCTCTTGCCGGCCTCCTGCGGGTCTTCTGCCGGCTGGGTGTCCGGATCGGTCCAGCTTCCCGGTTGGGTCCCTTGCTCGAGGTCCGGGTCCTGGCTTCTGGTGTCTTCGCGGTCGGCCATGCTGGTGCTCCGTTTCGATTCGCTTCGCGTTCAAGATACGATGCGAAGCAAGCGCGTAGCCAGGATGATTTCCGGCTGAATCCGGTCTCATAATGACATCTCCCCAGCGTGGCGGCGGAAACCCTGCCTACGGAAGTGACGTGGCGACAGGCTTTTGTGGTATGCTGTGCAGATCGGATCGCCACTCGAAGATCGTGACGTGAGAAGGAGATTGCCCGTGCTGCCCAACCTGCGCTCGGCCCCCGCCGCCATCGCCGCCGCCGCCCTGCTCGCCTGCGCGGGCTCTGCCCAGGCCACCTGGTCCATTCTGCTGGTCGACACGCGGACGGGCGAGATCGCCCTGGGCAGCGCGACGTGCCTGACAGGCTTCGACCTGCGGGCCAACACGCCGGTGATCATCACGGGCGTGGGCGCGGCGACGGCGCAGAGCTTCGTCGATAGCTCGGGCCGCAACCGCGTGCGCATCCGCGACGGGCTTGCGCTGGGCCTGACGCCGGCGGAGATCTTCGACGACCTCTCGACCTTCGACCCCGGGCACCAGACGCGGCAGTACGGCATCGTCGACGTGACCGGAGGCACGGGAACTTTCAGCGGCACCGGGGCCGGGGCGTGGGCGGGCGGCCTGACGGGCGAACTCACTGGCACGAGCGACGGAATCTTCTACGCCGTGCAGGGCAACCTGCTGACGGGGCCCGCGGTCGTCGATGATGCGGTGCAGGCAATCGTCTCGACGCCGGGCGACCTGGCCGAGAAGCTGATGGCGGGCATGGAAGCGGCGCAGGCAGTGGGCGGCGACGCGCGGTGCTCGTGCACGCCGCTGCCGATCCCGTGCGGCACGCCGCCGGCGGGGTTCCTCAAGAGCGCCGACATCGGGTACATGATGATCGCGCGGGCGGGCGACACCGACGCGTGCAACGGGATCTACCGGCTCACGACCTCGACGCGGGACATCGAGATCGCCGACGTCGATGGTGACGGCGCACCCGATGCGGTCGTCGCGGACAGTGCCGGCAATCAACTCTCGACGCTCGCGAATGCCGGGCCCGACGTGCTCGGCACGATGCCCGTGCTCCTGGACCCATCGGCGGACACGCGGTTCGGGCGTGTGTCGAACCTCCTGATGATCGATGTAAGCGGTGACGACCTCCTCGACATCGTTGCCTACGACGAGGTGGCCGATTCCATCGCCGTCGGCGTCGGTGATGGCATGGGTGGGTTCGCCGACCCGGTGCGCACGGGCATCGCAGTCGAACCGGGCGCGTTGCTGGCGATCGACGTTGATGGCGACGGCGGGCCGACCGACCTGTTCGTTGGCGCCGAGAGCGGAGGTCAGGCCCTGCTGCTGCGAAACGACGGAGCGGGCGGCTTCTCGATCGAGTCGTTTGCCTTCGCGGGTGGCCCACGTCAATGGGCCGTCGGGGACCTCAACGGCGACGGCTTCGACGACGTCGGATACGTGACGAGCGGCGGACTCGTCGCAGCGGTGCTCAACGACGGCGCCGGCTCACTCTCGCTCGGGCCCATCGGCGCCGCGACGCTCGATGGCACGCTCCTGGAAGCAGCCGACATGGACGGCGACGGCGACGACGACCTGGTCGGCGTGAATCGCTCGCGGCGTGAGGTCGCCGTCGTGTCACTGAACGGGGGGACGTTTGCGCAGGCGACGGCCGGTCTCCCGCGCTCGCCGAACTGGGCCGCGGTCGGCAGCGTGACGAGCCCGGACGCGACCGAGGTCGTCGTGGGCGTAAGCGACCTGTCGGCGGATCTGCTGACGTTCCGCCTCGACGCCGGCGTGCTCGAGCTGGTCGACAGCACCGGCACGTCGCTCATCCCGCGGAACTTCGTGCTCGCCGACCTCACCGGTGATGGCTTCGACGAGCTCGTCGGCACGACGGGCAGTAACCTGAGCGTCATTGGTAATCAGGGCGGGAACCTCGCCCCCGGCCCGGGCTGCGGCGCGGGCGACTACTTCATGAACTTCAACATCGCCAACGCGAGCCGGAGCGATCCCGATCCGGTGTTCCAGCTCCGCGACCTGTTCGACGATTGGCGCAGCGACCTGGTCGGCCTGGCCGACGCCGTGCAGAGCGAAGCCGAGCTCGACCCGCCGGTGATCGCGGCTGGCGAGATGGCGACGCTGCGCATCGAGCTGCGCGACTGGCGGGGCGATGCCGCCGACATGAGCATGGTGGTGCCGCAGGTGCTCATCGGCGGGCCGCCCACGATCAGCCTCGGCACGCCGGTGTCGCTGGGCGGCGGCGTGTGGGAGGTCGACCTGACGGCATCATCGAGCGGCGCCGCGGGCATGGCCGAGTTGTCGATCACGATCGCCGACGCGGGAACCCGGCCCGTGACGCTGATGCCGCTGCCAACGCTCGAGGTGACCGGCGGCTGCTACGCCGACTTCGACGGCGACGGCGTGCTGACGATCTTCGACTTCCTGGCGTTCCAGAACGCGTTCCAGGACGCCGATCCCATCGCGGACTGCGATGGGTCGGGGTCGCTGGACATCTTTGACTTTCTGTGCTTCCAGAACTCGTTTGACTCAGGCTGTTGACTAAGTCACCAGCACAAGAGCCTTGGGCTGCAGGTGAGACTCACTGTTTCGCCAGGGTTCTCACACCGCCTCCACCACCATCGCCACGCTGTTGCCGCCGCCCAGGCACAGGCCGGCCAGGCCGCGCTTGGCGCCGGTGCGCTTCATCTGGTGAAGCAGGGTGGTCAGCACGCGGGTGCCCGAGGCGCCGATGGGGTGGCCCAGGGCGATGCCGCCGCCGGCGACGTTGAGCTTGTCCTCGGGGATGCCAAGCTCCTTGATGTTGCTGAGCACCTGGGCGGCGAAGGCCTCGTTGAGCTCGAACAGGTCGATGTCATCGACGCTCAGGCCGGCCTTCTTCAGCACGTTCTGCACGCCGGTGATCGGGGCTGCGAAGATGTCCTTGGGCGCGACGCCGCTGGTGGCGTAGGCGATGACCTTGGCCATGGGCTTGATGCCGAGCTCGGTCGCCTTGCTCTCGCTCATGACGATCGTGGCGGCGGCGCCGTCGTTGATCTGGCTCGCGTTGCCAGCGGTCACGGTGCCGGCCTTGTCGAACGCCGGACGAAGCTTCGACAGGCCTTCGGCGGTACTTCCGGGGCGGATACCCTCGTCAGTGCTGCAGCCGCCCTCGGGCCCCGGGACCTTGCGGTTGCCAAGTTGCTCGCCGGTGAGCGCGACCATCTCGTCCTTGAACCAGCCATCGCTGGTCGCCTTCTCGGCGCGCTGGTGGCTCTGGGCGGCGAAGCGGTCCTGCTCCTCGCGGCTGACGCCGAACTTCTGGGCGATGTGGTCGGCGGCATTGCCCATCATCCAGTGCTCGAAGGCGCAGGTCAGGCCGTCGTGGGCCATGACATCGGTGAGCTTAGTGTCGCCGAACTTCACGCCCTGGCGCACGTGCGCGAAGTGGGGCGCGCCGGTCATGTTCTCCATGCCGCCCGCGACGACGACGTCGTTGTCGCCTGCCTTGATCGACTGGGCCGCCATCATGACGGCCTCGAGGCCCGAGCCGCAGACCTTGTTGATGGTCTTGGCGCTCAGCGTGTCGGGCAGGCCGGCCTTCAGGCCCGCCTGGCGCGCGGGGTTCTGGCCCAGCCCGGCCTGCAGCACGCAGCCCATGACGCACTCGTCGACCATGTCGGGCTTGAGCGCGGGGACCTCATCCATGGCGGCCTTGATGGCGTAGGCGCCGAGCTGGGGCGCGGGCGTCCCGGCCAGGCTGCCGAAGAACTTGCCGATGGGGGTGCGCTTGGCGGCGACGATCACGGGCTGGTTGGACTGGTTGGACATGGGCAGTTGGTCTCCTGAATGGGCACGGGGGCCGCTAGGCCGGGGTGTCCGGGTGGGTTTCTTGGTAGCGAACGGGATTCTAGAGGCTGCAGGAGGGGGCGTCTGGCGCACTGCAGGGAAGCGAGGACGCCAGCCGCCGGCGCTCCCCGTGTCACGCCGGCGGCTGGCTTTCTCGGATCTCTGGGGCAGCGTCGTCGGGCGCGGTCGTGGTCCTGCGTTTCACGCGGCGGGCTTCTTGACCTGACGCTTTTCCTCGCGGCTCTTCTTCTTCCACTCGTGGTCGGCCTTCTCGGCCAGCTCGTCGTGGTCGCCCTTCAGCCAGTCGGTGCGGGTGTTAGCGAACAGGCCGTCGTAGAACAGGAACAGGCGGTCGTTCTTCACGATGAAGTTCTTGGGGTTGGGCTCGGTCTTGCCGCCGCTGGCCATGGCCCAGCTGCACCAGGCGCCGTGGGCGGGCTCGTAGCGGCCGGGGGCCTTCTTGAAGAGCTCCAGGTTGGCCTGGCTGGTGAAGCGGTAGGTCACGCCCTTGTGGGTGTGCTCGAAGCGCTTGGAGCCCTTCTTGGCCTTGCCGCCGCCCTCGGGGAAGTAGGCGACCGGGTCGTAGCCGCTGATGGCCAGCTTGGTGCGTTTGGGCAGGTTCCACTCCGAGATGTTCCGGACGGGCTCGGCCTTCTTGGCGGGCTCGTTGGCCTGGGTGGACTGCTGCTGGCCGGCTGCCCACACGGGGGCGTTCATGGCGACGGTGGCGGCGGCCAGGGCGACCAAAACGCTTGCTTGCTTGGCGACGGTGCGTTTCATCACGAGCTCCTCTCGGCGGTTCGGCTCGCGACCTGGCGGGGCATTCCGACGCCCGCCCGGCCGCGTGCGATTTATTTAGTGTTCACTAACACTGAGAGGGCAAAGCGGCCCGGGCGGCGGCCTCTTCCCGAATCCGAGAAAATTGTCCGCTAGACTCGCGGATGAAGACCCTCGCCTGCCTGTTTTTCGCCGTTTCTGCTGCGATCGCCCGCTGCCCCGACTACGTGCTCGACGATGGCTCGGGCGGGTTCACCATCGGTCCGAGCGAGTTCGACGCCGTCGTCACCTGGGGCAACTACTTCCACGCCGACGCGGGCTGCCCCTGGCTCTCGGAGGTCAGCGTGTCCTTCCCCGGCAGCCTGCCGGTGGGCACGCCGCTCACGGTGATCGTGTACGCCGACCCCGACGGCGACGGCGATCCGACCAACGCCACGGTCGTCTCGGCGGCCTCGCACGCGTCGGAGGCGACCTCGACGAGCACCTTCGCCACCTACGCCATCCGCCCGACGGACGTAGGCGAGGGCGGCTTCTTCGTCGCGATCGCCGCGTTCGTGCCGCAGCGGCAAGCCGTGGCTCGGATGGACCAGGACACGCTGGGCCTGAACTCCTGGCTGTTCTACGACGGCGACCTGCTGACCGACCTTGGGGCGGCGCCGTTCATCCTGCGGATGAGCGACAGCCCCTTCAACGGCACCTGGATGGTCCGAACCGCGGGCGAAGCCCAAGGATGCCTCATCGATCTGGACCGCGACGGGGCCGCGACGGCATTCGACTTCCTCGCCTTCCAGAACGCGTTCGGCGCAGGCGACCTACTGGCAGACTTCGACGGTGACCTCACCCTCACGCTCTTCGATTTCCTGGCGTTCCAGTCGGCGTTTGACGGCGGCTGCTGACGTTATGGGACATGAAATGCAGCAACTCTGACGCTGGTAGCGTTTTCTCGACATGAGCCAGCGTGGCCGGCTGCGCTCTGCTGTTGAGCGCGACCAACCATTCGGGTATATTGGAGTTCCCTCGCCCGGCGGGGGACACCCAGAGACGAGAGGGATGCTGCGATGGATGCGAAGAAGCTGAATAACGCGTGCCTCCTGGTGCTCGTCGCCGGACTGTGCCTGCCGACCCTGGCCCAGGACGGACCGGCGAGTCCCGCCGGCCCGGTCGTCGAGCCGCGGCCCGAGACGCCCGATCGGCGGAGCTCGCTGGTGCAGCGCGCGTACGTGACGCGCTTCATGCCCCCGCTGCCGCTCGGCAACCCAAACGCCCCGGGCGTCGATGATCCCGCGACCTTTCCCGACGAGTTCCGCACCATCAACGGCCGCTTCAACAACCTGGTCGTGCCCTGGCTGGGCTCGACGGGCCAGACGTTCGTGCGCAAGGCGCCCGCGGCGTACGGCGATGGCGCCGGCCGCATCCCGGCTCGCTCGGACGGCAGCAGTGCGCGGGCGATCAGCCAGGCCATCGCCGACCAGGGCGGCAATGACATGCCCAGCAACGTGGGCAACTCGAACATGT contains:
- a CDS encoding Fe(2+)-trafficking protein, whose protein sequence is MDLETRIAQFENMSREDPDNDMAHFSLANAYAQAGRHADAAASYMRCIELNPAMSKAYQLAGEQLIEAGENDDATELLTTGYKSATERGDRMPATAMKGMLEKLGAPVPEVQEKKPTAAELEEGDFLCQRTGKRGHQLPRPPFKGPIGQWIYDNISKETWDAWIGQGTKVINELRLDLSQDKDAEAYDQHMHEYLGLDETTLEELRAGSAS
- a CDS encoding DUF1028 domain-containing protein, giving the protein MLPNLRSAPAAIAAAALLACAGSAQATWSILLVDTRTGEIALGSATCLTGFDLRANTPVIITGVGAATAQSFVDSSGRNRVRIRDGLALGLTPAEIFDDLSTFDPGHQTRQYGIVDVTGGTGTFSGTGAGAWAGGLTGELTGTSDGIFYAVQGNLLTGPAVVDDAVQAIVSTPGDLAEKLMAGMEAAQAVGGDARCSCTPLPIPCGTPPAGFLKSADIGYMMIARAGDTDACNGIYRLTTSTRDIEIADVDGDGAPDAVVADSAGNQLSTLANAGPDVLGTMPVLLDPSADTRFGRVSNLLMIDVSGDDLLDIVAYDEVADSIAVGVGDGMGGFADPVRTGIAVEPGALLAIDVDGDGGPTDLFVGAESGGQALLLRNDGAGGFSIESFAFAGGPRQWAVGDLNGDGFDDVGYVTSGGLVAAVLNDGAGSLSLGPIGAATLDGTLLEAADMDGDGDDDLVGVNRSRREVAVVSLNGGTFAQATAGLPRSPNWAAVGSVTSPDATEVVVGVSDLSADLLTFRLDAGVLELVDSTGTSLIPRNFVLADLTGDGFDELVGTTGSNLSVIGNQGGNLAPGPGCGAGDYFMNFNIANASRSDPDPVFQLRDLFDDWRSDLVGLADAVQSEAELDPPVIAAGEMATLRIELRDWRGDAADMSMVVPQVLIGGPPTISLGTPVSLGGGVWEVDLTASSSGAAGMAELSITIADAGTRPVTLMPLPTLEVTGGCYADFDGDGVLTIFDFLAFQNAFQDADPIADCDGSGSLDIFDFLCFQNSFDSGC
- a CDS encoding acetyl-CoA C-acetyltransferase, translated to MSNQSNQPVIVAAKRTPIGKFFGSLAGTPAPQLGAYAIKAAMDEVPALKPDMVDECVMGCVLQAGLGQNPARQAGLKAGLPDTLSAKTINKVCGSGLEAVMMAAQSIKAGDNDVVVAGGMENMTGAPHFAHVRQGVKFGDTKLTDVMAHDGLTCAFEHWMMGNAADHIAQKFGVSREEQDRFAAQSHQRAEKATSDGWFKDEMVALTGEQLGNRKVPGPEGGCSTDEGIRPGSTAEGLSKLRPAFDKAGTVTAGNASQINDGAAATIVMSESKATELGIKPMAKVIAYATSGVAPKDIFAAPITGVQNVLKKAGLSVDDIDLFELNEAFAAQVLSNIKELGIPEDKLNVAGGGIALGHPIGASGTRVLTTLLHQMKRTGAKRGLAGLCLGGGNSVAMVVEAV
- a CDS encoding YHS domain-containing (seleno)protein — encoded protein: MKRTVAKQASVLVALAAATVAMNAPVWAAGQQQSTQANEPAKKAEPVRNISEWNLPKRTKLAISGYDPVAYFPEGGGKAKKGSKRFEHTHKGVTYRFTSQANLELFKKAPGRYEPAHGAWCSWAMASGGKTEPNPKNFIVKNDRLFLFYDGLFANTRTDWLKGDHDELAEKADHEWKKKSREEKRQVKKPAA
- a CDS encoding GC-type dockerin domain-anchored protein produces the protein MKTLACLFFAVSAAIARCPDYVLDDGSGGFTIGPSEFDAVVTWGNYFHADAGCPWLSEVSVSFPGSLPVGTPLTVIVYADPDGDGDPTNATVVSAASHASEATSTSTFATYAIRPTDVGEGGFFVAIAAFVPQRQAVARMDQDTLGLNSWLFYDGDLLTDLGAAPFILRMSDSPFNGTWMVRTAGEAQGCLIDLDRDGAATAFDFLAFQNAFGAGDLLADFDGDLTLTLFDFLAFQSAFDGGC